Proteins encoded together in one Lathyrus oleraceus cultivar Zhongwan6 chromosome 5, CAAS_Psat_ZW6_1.0, whole genome shotgun sequence window:
- the LOC127082083 gene encoding uncharacterized protein LOC127082083 — translation MRIGDDNEPAKEDDMVKMPAEIVIPWEGEISIKKLIQHTFPQLENHGWDASYMVERSRLTPKNCDVHMLNDMIINNFPGDEHILLSFDEVEGDTHNLYQQEYLHTIAPGTLPPHVLKIKIGAPLMLLRNIDPKFGLCNGTRLLCRGFFMNLLDVEILTGHNTGKRAFLPRIKLKTTDGAGLPFMLIRKQFPIKLSFAITINKSQGQTISNVGIYLPRHVFSHGQLYVALSRGVSRAATRVIIKDGKVEEEEGDFTKNIVFKEILLSQPQSRHNAVFSVQIKFNARILHIAN, via the exons ATGAGGATTGGAGATGACAATGAACCTGCTAAAGAGGATGACATGGTCAAGATGCCTGCTGAAATTGTAATACCATGGGAAGGAGAAATCTCCATAAAAAAGCTTATACAACATACATTTCCCCAATTAGAAAACCATGGATGGGATGCTTCATATATGGTGGAGAGATCCAGACTTACTCCCAAAAATTGTGATGTACATATGTTGAATGACATGATTATTAATAACTTCCCTGGAGATGAACATATTTTGTTATCTTTTGATGAGGTTGAGGGTGATACTCATAATCTATATCAACAGGAATACTTACACACAATTGCTCCTGGTACTTTACCACCACATGTTTTAAAGATAAAAATAGGGGCTCCTCTGATGTTATTGCGAAACATAGACCCTAAATTTGGATTGTGTAATGGGACAAGATTGTTATGTCGTGGTTTTTTTATGAATTTGCTTGATGTTGAAATACTTACAGGCCACAACACAGGAAAAAGAGCTTTCTTGCCAAGAATTAAGCTCAAAACCACTGATGGTGCGGGACTTCCTTTTATGCTTATTAGAAAACAGTTTCCTATCAAACTAAGTTTTGCAATCACTATAAATAAATCACAAGGACAAACAATTTCAAATGTCGGAATTTATCTTCCACGACATGTTTTCAGTCACGGACAATTGTATGTTGCTTTATCAAGAGGTGTTTCGCGGGCTGCAACAAGAGTGATAATTAAAGACGGAAAAGTAGAGGAGGAAGAAGGGGATTTTACCAAAAATATAGTTTTTAAAGAAATTTTGTTGTCACAACCTCAG TCACGTCACAATGCGGTTTTCTCAGTTCAAATCAAATTTAATGCGCGAATATTACATATTGCAAACTAA